One region of bacterium HR17 genomic DNA includes:
- the trmH_1 gene encoding tRNA (guanosine(18)-2'-O)-methyltransferase gives MSEPRLPETLTAPVTPERLARMEEVARKRQFGLRVVLEDLENPRNISAICRLCDAFGIQFLHVIYRGIHPIVLDRRTSAGSHQWLTVIQHPTIDECICELKAMGFRIYATHVDPTAKEFTQVDYTQRVAIIVGNEGHGVSETARHLADERIVIPQVGFVNSLNVATATAIILAEAFRQRRAAGLYDTPELNEEERNTLIRQWLEREAAASGGHR, from the coding sequence GTGAGTGAGCCGCGCCTCCCTGAAACGCTAACGGCACCTGTCACCCCTGAACGACTGGCGCGCATGGAAGAGGTCGCCCGCAAACGCCAGTTTGGCTTGCGGGTTGTCCTAGAAGATTTGGAGAACCCCCGTAACATTTCTGCCATCTGTCGGCTGTGCGACGCTTTCGGTATCCAGTTCCTGCATGTCATCTATCGTGGCATCCATCCCATCGTTTTGGACAGGCGCACCTCGGCCGGCAGCCACCAGTGGCTGACCGTCATTCAGCACCCGACAATTGACGAGTGCATCTGTGAGTTGAAAGCGATGGGATTCCGCATCTACGCCACCCATGTGGACCCGACCGCCAAAGAGTTCACGCAGGTGGACTACACCCAACGGGTCGCTATCATCGTGGGCAACGAAGGGCACGGCGTTTCAGAGACGGCTCGGCACCTCGCCGACGAGCGCATCGTGATCCCGCAGGTCGGGTTCGTCAACAGCCTGAATGTCGCCACAGCGACCGCTATCATCCTTGCGGAAGCCTTCCGCCAACGGCGCGCCGCAGGGCTTTACGACACGCCCGAACTCAATGAGGAAGAGCGCAATACCCTCATTCGCCAGTGGTTGGAACGCGAGGCAGCGGCTTCAGGAGGGCACCGCTGA